The Amycolatopsis solani genome segment CGGTGCTGTCGCCGCACTCGGCTTTCCTGCTGCTGCAAGGGATCGAGACGCTGCCGCAGCGGATGGACGCGCACGTGGCCAACGCCCGCGCGATCGCCGAGCACCTCGAAGCCGACCCGCGCGTCGCGTGGGTGTCCTACGCCGGGCTGCCGTCGCACCCGCACCACGAGCTGGCGAAGAAGTACCTGCCCGCCGGGCCGGGCGCGGTGTTCTCCTTCGGCATCGACGGCGGCCGCGCGGCCGGCGAGAAGTTCGTCGAGTCGGTCGAGCTGCTGTCGCACCTGGCGAACGTCGGGGACGCGCGGTCGCTCGTCATCCACCCGGCGTCGACCACGCACGCGCAGCTGTCGGAGGAACAGCTCGCCGCCGCGGGCGTCGGGCCGGACCTGATCCGGCTGTCGATCGGCCTGGAGGACGTCGACGACCTCGTCTGGGACCTGGACCAGGCGCTCGGCAAGGCGGTGGCCGGATGACGTACGACGTCGGCGCCGTCGAGCGGCGCGCGATCCTGAACCGGACGAAGTCGGTCACGATCGTCGGCGCGTCCGCCAACCCGGCGCGGCCCAGCTACTTCGTGGCGACTTATCTGCTCTCCTCGACGCGGTACGAGGTCAACTTCGTCAACCCGCGGCTGGACACGCTGCTCGGGAAGCCGGTGTACGCGTCGCTCAAGGACGTGCCGGGCGAGCTCGACCTGATCAGCGTGTTCCGCAAGCACGACGACCTGCCGCAGGTGGCCGAAGAGGTCGTCGACGCCGGCGCGCGGACGCTGTGGCTGCAACTCGGGTTGTGGCACGAGCCGGCGGCCGACCGGGCGCGGGAAGCCGGGCTCGACGTCGTGATGAACCGGTGCGTGAAGATCGAGCACGCGCGTTTCGCCGGCGGGCTGCACCTGGCCGGCTTCAACACCGGCGTGATCAGCTCGCGGCGGCAGTCGGCGCCCTAGGAAGAGACCGGGCGCTCCCGCTGTTGGCCCAGGCATGACCTTGGGGATCACGTTGTCCGGCGGCCCGACCGCCCTGCTGGAACTGGGCGGCGTGCGGCTGCTCACCGACCCGACCTTCGACGCGCCCGGCGACCACCCCGTCGGCGAGCGCGTACTGGTCAAGACCGAGGACTCGGTGCTGACCGAGGACGCGGTCGGCGTGGTGGACGCCGTGCTGCTGTCCCACGACCAGCACCCCGACAACCTCGACGACCGCGGCCGCGCGTACCTCGCCACGGTGCCGCTGACACTGATCACGCCCAGCGGCGCCGCGCGGCTCGGCGGGACCGCGAAGGGCCTGGCGCCGTGGGAGGAGACGCGCGTCGGGCCGCTGACCGTCACCGCCGTCCCGGCCCGGCACGGACCCGAAGGTGCTTCGCGGCTCACCGGCGACGTGACCGGGTTCGTGCTGACCGGCGACGACCTCCCGACCGTGTACGTCAGCGGGGACAACGCGTCGGTCGACGTCGTGCGCGAGATCGCCGCGCGGTTCCGCGTCGACATCGCGGTGCTGTTCGCCGGCGCCGCCCGGACGGCGCTCTTCGATGGCGCTCCCCTGACGCTGACCAGCGAGAACGCCGTCGAAGCCGCGAAGGTGCTGGGCGCGGCGAAGGTCGTTCCGCTGCACTTCCGCGGCTGGCAGCACTTCAGCGAAGGCCCGGAGGCGCTGCGGACGGCGTTCGAGGCGGCCGGCCTGGCCGATCGGCTGGTGCTCCTCGAACCCGGACGTCCGTACGAGGTCGTGAGTGTTTAGGAGGGTTAGAACCCTCCTAAACACTCACGACCCGGGTGAGCACGGGCCCGGCGGCGGGCCGTGAGAGGCTGGCGGCATGGCCAAACCGACCCCGCTCCAGTTCCGCAACCTCCTCGTCGCCCTCCTGGCGGCGGCGGGCTTCGTCTGGAGCATCGTGACCGGCCTGCCGTGGTGGGTCAGCGCGATCGTGGGCTGCGCCTGCGTCCTGTCGCTGGCTTCGGCTTACCTCAACCGGCCGGGGGCGAACAGCTAGCGTGACCCCATGACGACGATCTGGGGTGTCCACAACGACCAGCCGCAGCTGGATCTGGTCGCGAACGGATTCGTGTCGATCGGCTGGGACGACCTGGGCGACCTCACCGATCTCAAGGACGACCGCGAGGACGCGAAGGAACGGGTCGCCCGGCATCGCCCGTTCCTCAAGCCAGGTGCCATCCCGGTCACCGCCGGCACGCTGCTCTCGTTCCGGCACCGGATGCGGCCCGGGGACATCGTGATCTACCCGTACAAACCGGATAGCACGATCAGCATCGGCCGCATCACGGGTGACTACTACTTCGAAAAGGACGCTCCCACCCACGCCAACCGGCGACGGGTCACCTGGCTGCGGACCGGCGTGCCTCGCACGACTTTTTCACAGAGCGCGCGCTATGAAATCGGCTCGGCGGTGACCGTCTTCCAGGTCAAGCAGCACAAGCAGGAGTTCCTCGACTTTCTCGACGGAACGCCGCCTGCCCCGTCCACGGTCGAAGCCGAACCCGAAGCCGCCGCGGATGAAGCCGCGGATCAGCCTGATCCAGAACGGATCGAGAACTACACCCGCGACTTCATCATCGAAACCCTGATGACCAAGCTCGAAGGGATCGATTTCGAGCACTTCGTAGCCCACCTGCTCGGCGCCATGGGGTACCGGACGGAGGTCACGAGTCCTTCGCGGGACGGCGGCTACGACATCCTCGCCTCGCACGACCCGCTTCTGCTGGAGCCGCCGATCGTCAAGGTGCAGTGCAAACGCACGACCTCGCCGATCGGCCGGCCCGAGGTGCAGCAGCTGACCGGGACGCTCGCCGCCGGTGGGTCGGAACTCGGGCTGTTCGTGACCCTCGGCAGCTACTCCGCGGACGCGCAGCACGAAGAACGGCACCGGCAGAACCTCCGCCTGATCAACGGACGCCAGCTGGTCAAGCTGATCTTCGAGCACTACGACGAGTTCAGCCTCGAATACAAGCGCGTGCTTCCCCTGCGGCCCGTCTACATCGTCGACCGCAGCATGAGCTAGCGCGTCTTCGCGAACCGGGCCTTGAGGTTCGTGCGGCCCGCCTCCGTGAGCCGGCCGAAGAGCCTCAGCCGGGCGAGGCCGCCGTCCGGGTAGATGTCCAGGCGGGCCTCCGTCACCTCCGGGCCGTCCGGGAGGGCGAAGCGGTGGCGGGTGTCCGGTTGCAGGCGGGTCTTCGGGAGCAAGGCGACCCACTCGCCGTACGTGTCGCGGCCGCTCACCGAGGCCCAGCCCGGGGCGTTGCCCTTCAGGTTGCTCGTGTCCAGCTCCGCGAAGCGGATGTGGCCCGCGCCGGCCAGGCGCAGCGTCACCCAGTCGTTGCCGTCGTCGCGGCGGCGGGCCGTTTCCCAGCCTTCTGCCTGGTGGGCCGCCAGGCCCGGGGACAGCAGGTTGTTCGGGGACGAATAGAACTTGTTGCTGCAGCCGGTGACCACCGCGCCGTTCTCCAGCGCCGCCAGGTCGAGCGCGTCGAGGTCCAGCAGGTCCGGGTCCGGGATCGGGAGACCGTGGACGCGCAAGCGGGCGACGCCGCCGTCCGGGTGCTGGGTCAGGCGCACGTGCGTGTAGCGGCGTGAGCCGTTGACCGCGTAAAAGTTCTCCGTGTGCCCTGAAGCCGGGGCGCGGTCGACCAGGACGTCCCAGTCCGCCGACTGCAGCTCCGCCGCCGACGGGTAGCCCGGGACCGAGGCCGCCTCCACCGAGACGAACGGCGGGTAGTTGCCCTTGAAGAACGCCGTGTCCACGATGACGCCGGTGACCGTGCCCGCCAGGCCGAGCCGCAGCACG includes the following:
- a CDS encoding CoA-binding protein produces the protein MTYDVGAVERRAILNRTKSVTIVGASANPARPSYFVATYLLSSTRYEVNFVNPRLDTLLGKPVYASLKDVPGELDLISVFRKHDDLPQVAEEVVDAGARTLWLQLGLWHEPAADRAREAGLDVVMNRCVKIEHARFAGGLHLAGFNTGVISSRRQSAP
- a CDS encoding MBL fold metallo-hydrolase; its protein translation is MTLGITLSGGPTALLELGGVRLLTDPTFDAPGDHPVGERVLVKTEDSVLTEDAVGVVDAVLLSHDQHPDNLDDRGRAYLATVPLTLITPSGAARLGGTAKGLAPWEETRVGPLTVTAVPARHGPEGASRLTGDVTGFVLTGDDLPTVYVSGDNASVDVVREIAARFRVDIAVLFAGAARTALFDGAPLTLTSENAVEAAKVLGAAKVVPLHFRGWQHFSEGPEALRTAFEAAGLADRLVLLEPGRPYEVVSV
- a CDS encoding restriction endonuclease gives rise to the protein MTTIWGVHNDQPQLDLVANGFVSIGWDDLGDLTDLKDDREDAKERVARHRPFLKPGAIPVTAGTLLSFRHRMRPGDIVIYPYKPDSTISIGRITGDYYFEKDAPTHANRRRVTWLRTGVPRTTFSQSARYEIGSAVTVFQVKQHKQEFLDFLDGTPPAPSTVEAEPEAAADEAADQPDPERIENYTRDFIIETLMTKLEGIDFEHFVAHLLGAMGYRTEVTSPSRDGGYDILASHDPLLLEPPIVKVQCKRTTSPIGRPEVQQLTGTLAAGGSELGLFVTLGSYSADAQHEERHRQNLRLINGRQLVKLIFEHYDEFSLEYKRVLPLRPVYIVDRSMS
- the alc gene encoding allantoicase — encoded protein: MEAVVTDRPEWTELPDLASRRFGGTVMWATDELFAEKENLVNPWVPAHRAETFGPKGQVYDGWETRRHREPGDDQAVLRLGLAGTVTGVIVDTAFFKGNYPPFVSVEAASVPGYPSAAELQSADWDVLVDRAPASGHTENFYAVNGSRRYTHVRLTQHPDGGVARLRVHGLPIPDPDLLDLDALDLAALENGAVVTGCSNKFYSSPNNLLSPGLAAHQAEGWETARRRDDGNDWVTLRLAGAGHIRFAELDTSNLKGNAPGWASVSGRDTYGEWVALLPKTRLQPDTRHRFALPDGPEVTEARLDIYPDGGLARLRLFGRLTEAGRTNLKARFAKTR